One Mangifera indica cultivar Alphonso chromosome 4, CATAS_Mindica_2.1, whole genome shotgun sequence genomic region harbors:
- the LOC123213869 gene encoding translocase of chloroplast 120, chloroplastic-like — MENGVGKPIKVRVGNEKVEDRVQVGSDESKDAEEEVFEEAVDRALDQETEDASGDDHLVVVDSGLPVADENSSVGGEMESFEEATSVPTEVGNVDLGEDEVEDLVGEEPVNGVVVPDKIDEGGTVGKAMSGELIGADVPAKIDEGAEVSEVGARVESVVSKVLVDRPENGDSKEVNFEESPVHEKLENGNLMVGKDREIDLSGDILPEDGESGEVKEGKFVVESQDDKSAEPIDSAPGSHMVLLDDRNEEPNDKLTSLNEEHQINETEELRDAISGVGAVQANGVNGEMEDISAEIDLEHLEEACKLEGTSADSPKDVVEGTVAPEIGSSPSLQKNTDEVNENIQEGSTDSSTDSQPQSAGEIVREVHVVAERPEKKAEKGREENQRSGQVIRECDLQPESEISSSTSSSTNPPPKRPASEISSSTSSSTNPPNRLAPPAGLGRAAPLLEPAPRVVQQPNVNGAASHTQTQQIEDPSNGESEEYDETREKLQMIRVKFLRLAHRLGQTPHNVVVAQVLYRLGLAEQLRGRNGGRVGAFSFDRASAMAEQLEAAGQEPLDFSCTIMVLGKSGVGKSATINSIFDEVKFNTDAFQIGTKKVQDVVGTVQGIRVRVIDTPGLLPSWSDQRQNEKILHSVKCFIKKTPPDIVLYLDRLDMQSRDFGDMPLLRTITEIFGPSIWFNAIVVLTHAASAPPDGPNGTASSYDMFVTQRSLVVQQAIRQAAGDMRLMNPVSLVENHSACRTNRAGQRVLPNGQVWKPHLLLLSFASKILAEANALLKLQDTPPGKPFTTRSRAPPLPFLLSSLLQSRPQVKLPEEQFGDEDSLDDDLDESSESEDESELDELPPFKRLTRAQVGNLSRSQRKAYFDELEYREKLFMKKQLKEEKRRRKMMKKMAAATQDVPSDYNDNAEQESGGAASVPVPMPDLALPASFDSDNPTHRYRYLDSSNQWLVRPVLETHGWDHDVGYEGINVERLFVAKNKIPVSFSGQLTKDKRDANVQMEMTSSLKHGEGKVTSLGFDMQTVGKDLAYTLRGETKFTNFRRNKATAGLSITQMGDSLSGGMKVEDKLIVNKQFRVVMTGGAMTSRGDVAYGGSLEAQLRDKDYPLGRSLSTFGLSVMDWHGDLAIGCNIQSQVPIGRSTNMIARANLNNRGAGQVSIRFNSSEQLQLALIGLIPLLKKCLVIINKVSLDNDEN; from the coding sequence atggaaaatggGGTTGGTAAGCCTATAAAAGTTAGGGTCGGGAATGAGAAAGTAGAGGATAGGGTTCAGGTGGGCTCTGATGAGTCAAAAGATGCAGAGGAGGAGGTCTTTGAGGAGGCGGTTGACCGTGCACTTGATCAAGAAACAGAAGATGCATCAGGAGATGATCATCTTGTTGTTGTTGATTCAGGTTTACCAGTGGCTGATGAAAATTCAAGTGTaggtggtgaaatggagagttTTGAGGAGGCTACTTCTGTTCCCACTGAGGTTGGGAATGTTGATTTGGGTGAGGATGAAGTGGAGGATTTGGTAGGAGAGGAGCCTGTTAATGGGGTTGTGGTGCCTGATAAGATTGATGAGGGAGGGACTGTGGGTAAAGCCATGAGTGGTGAATTGATTGGAGCAGATGTTCCAGCTAAGATTGATGAGGGAGCAGAGGTATCTGAGGTTGGTGCAAGAGTTGAAAGTGTAGTTTCCAAGGTCTTGGTTGATAGGCCTGAAAATGGGGATTCTAAGGAGGTGAATTTTGAGGAATCTCCAGTTCATGAAAAATTGGAAAATGGAAATCTCATGGTTGGAAAAGATAGAGAAATTGATTTGAGTGGGGACATTCTGCCTGAAGATGGTGAAAGTGGAGAAGTGAAGGAGGGTAAATTTGTTGTTGAATCTCAAGATGACAAGTCTGCAGAACCTATTGATTCAGCACCTGGCTCTCATATGGTGCTTCTGGATGATAGGAATGAAGAACCGAATGATAAGTTGACTAGTTTGAATGAGGAGCATCAGATAAATGAGACTGAGGAATTGAGAGATGCTATATCTGGGGTAGGCGCTGTGCAAGCTAATGGTGTAAATGGGGAAATGGAAGATATTTCTGCTGAAATTGATTTAGAGCATCTGGAAGAGGCTTGCAAACTGGAAGGCACTTCAGCTGACTCACCTAAAGATGTTGTGGAAGGGACAGTGGCCCCTGAAATTGGAAGCTCACCTTCTTTACAGAAAAATACAGATGAGGTGAATGAGAATATTCAGGAGGGTTCCACTGATTCAAGCactgattctcaacctcaaagTGCAGGTGAAATAGTCAGGGAGGTTCATGTTGTGGCTGAAAGGCCTGAAAAGAAAGCAGAAAAGGGTAGGGAAGAGAATCAGAGAAGTGGTCAGGTGATAAGAGAATGTGATCTTCAGCCTGAATCTGAgatttcttcttcaacttcaagtTCAACAAATCCTCCTCCTAAACGCCCTGCATCAGAGATTTCCTCTTCAACATCAAGCTCAACAAATCCTCCCAATCGCCTTGCACCTCCTGCTGGCCTTGGACGTGCTGCCCCACTTTTGGAACCTGCACCTCGAGTTGTGCAACAGCCTAATGTAAATGGAGCTGCATCCCATACACAAACCCAGCAAATAGAAGACCCTAGCAATGGGGAGTCTGAGGAGTATGATGAAACTCGTGAAAAACTTCAGATGATCAGGGTGAAGTTCTTGCGTCTTGCGCATAGGCTTGGGCAGACTCCACACAATGTTGTCGTGGCTCAGGTGTTGTACAGACTGGGGTTAGCCGAACAGCTGCGTGGGAGAAATGGCGGTCGTGTTGGTGCCTTCAGCTTTGACCGTGCAAGTGCTATGGCAGAGCAGCTTGAGGCAGCTGGGCAGGAACCACTTGATTTCTCTTGTACTATTATGGTACTTGGAAAGAGTGGAGTCGGTAAAAGTGCTACCATTAATTCAATATTCGATGAAGTAAAGTTCAATACGGATGCTTTTCAGATAGGTACAAAGAAAGTTCAGGATGTTGTGGGTACTGTGCAGGGAATTAGGGTACGGGTTATCGATACTCCAGGCCTTCTACCTTCCTGGTCAGATCAACGACAAAATGAGAAGATCCTACACTCTGTTAAGTGTTTTATCAAGAAAACACCCCCAGATATTGTGCTATATCTTGATAGGTTGGATATGCAAAGCAGGGATTTTGGTGATATGCCTCTGTTACGCACCATCACTGAGATATTTGGACCATCTATATGGTTTAATGCAATTGTGGTTCTAACTCATGCAGCTTCTGCTCCACCTGATGGCCCGAATGGTACTGCCTCTAGTTATGACATGTTTGTCACTCAACGTTCTCTTGTTGTCCAGCAAGCCATTCGGCAGGCAGCTGGGGACATGCGGCTCATGAATCCTGTTTCATTGGTGGAGAACCATTCTGCATGCCGAACAAATAGAGCTGGGCAGAGAGTCTTGCCAAATGGTCAGGTTTGGAAGCCTCACCTATTATTGCTCTCTTTTGCATCCAAAATTCTGGCTGAAGCAAATGCCCTTTTAAAGTTGCAAGATACTCCACCTGGGAAGCCTTTTACAACTCGATCTAGGGCTCCTCCTTTACCTTTCCTTCTTTCATCCCTTCTCCAATCAAGACCACAAGTCAAACTGCCTGAGGAGCAGTTTGGTGATGAGGACAGTCTAGATGATGATTTGGATGAATCATCAGAATCTGAAGATGAATCAGAATTGGATGAATTGCCACCATTTAAACGTTTGACGAGGGCCCAGGTGGGAAATCTTTCTAGATCTCAGAGGAAGGCATATTTTGATGAGTTAGAGTATagggaaaaattatttatgaagaaacagttgaaagaagaaaaacggAGAcggaagatgatgaaaaaaatggCAGCTGCAACTCAAGATGTGCCGAGTGACTACAATGATAACGCAGAGCAGGAAAGTGGTGGTGCAGCATCTGTGCCAGTTCCTATGCCAGATTTAGCGTTACCTGCTTCTTTTGACTCTGATAATCCTACTCACCGGTACCGTTATCTTGATTCATCCAACCAATGGCTTGTGAGGCCTGTATTAGAAACTCATGGCTGGGATCATGATGTTGGTTATGAAGGTATAAATGTAGAAAGATTGTTTGttgctaaaaataaaattccagTATCATTTTCTGGCCAGCTTACAAAGGATAAGAGAGATGCCAATGTGCAAATGGAAATGACCAGTTCTCTAAAGCATGGTGAAGGGAAGGTAACATCTTTAGGTTTTGATATGCAGACTGTTGGAAAGGACTTGGCTTATACACTGCGTGGTGAGACAAAATTTACTAACTTTAGGAGGAATAAGGCTACAGCTGGTCTCTCAATTACCCAAATGGGTGATTCCTTATCAGGTGGCATGAAAGTTGAAGACAAATTGATTGTGAACAAACAATTCAGGGTGGTTATGACTGGTGGTGCAATGACCAGTCGCGGTGATGTTGCTTATGGAGGCAGTTTGGAGGCTCAGTTGAGAGATAAGGACTATCCTCTTGGACGTTCACTGTCTACTTTTGGTCTCTCTGTAATGGATTGGCATGGAGACCTAGCCATTGGATGCAACATACAGTCCCAGGTACCCATTGGACGATCAACAAATATGATTGCTCGAGCCAATCTGAATAACAGAGGGGCAGGACAAGTCAGTATTCGCTTTAATAGTTCTGAACAGCTTCAATTAGCATTAATTGGCCTCATTCCTCTACTTAAAAAATGTTTGGTTATCATCAACAAAGTCAGTTTGGACAATGATGAAAATTAG